CTTCGCCACGTTGGCTCGCACCGAAGCCACGCAGACACGCTACCTGTCTACCCGGGCGCAGCTGCGCTATATCGCCGAAGCTGGCGTGATGCGCGCCATGGCCGAGATCACGGCCAAGGATGGCGGTCGATGGATAGGTGACGGACGTCCGTATGGCCTGAGCATCGATGGACAGAGCGTGGACATACGTATCGTTGACGAGCTTGGCAAGGTCGATATCAACACGGTCGATCCCCAGGTGCTTCGGAATCTGTTCGTCGCGGCGGGCATGGATGCGGCGGATGCAACTGCGCTCGCGGACAACGTGCGCGAATCACGCGATGCGGCGGGGGCGTTCAATCGCGCAGAGGGCGCGCAGCGTTACACACAGGCCGGGCAGGCAGGAGGTCCTCGTTATAGCGAATTCAACGCACCTGACGAGCTGCAGACCGTCCTTGGCATGACACCGGCCCTATACCGCAAGATTGCTCCCGTCCTCACGGTATGGTCACGGCGAGCAACGCCTGCACCAGCTTTTGCACCGCCATTGGCTCTTGCGGCGTTGCCGGGTATGGACATGGCAACGGCCAAGCGCTTCGCCTCCACGCGAGACGCGATAAACGCGAAGATGCCGTTGCCGATGCTGCCTAACGGCATGCCCATGGGCAACACACGCGGCAGTAACGTGAGAACGATTGTTGCCTCGGCAACGGGGAAGGATGGCACGGTGTCGCGCGTCAGTGCCACGGTTCGCATCGACCATGTGCGTGGCCGCGGGAGCGCCTCCATCTTGCGCTGGCAGGAGGATGCCGCGGAATGAATGCCAACACGCAAGCGTGGCGTGCCTCGATCGTACGGCGATGGCATGCGTCGCACGGTGCGCGCCTGTGTCGCTGGTGGCTGGACGAGCTTGCGCAGATGCTTCCGCTGTTCTTGAGGCCATGGTTTTCGGGTGATATCGAATGGCATGTGATCGCATCAGTAGGCGATCAATGGCAGTGGTGTTCACCGCACGCCACAACGCCCGTGGCCTGCTGGAGTGATACCGCGGCCGAGGCGCAGCAACGGGATGTGATCGGGAAGGCGCTCGATGGTCTGTCGCCTGACGCGGCGCGTTTCGTATTGCTGGTGCCAGATGCGTGGGTCTTACGCCGTCGCGTCACGTTTCCTTTGGCCGCGCGAAACACCTTGAGGCAGGTCGCTTCCTACGAGATCGATCGACAAACACCGTTCTGCGTGGCCGATGTCGTGTACGAGATCGAAGTACCTGCTTTCGCGGTGAATCATGGGCAGCTGTCGACGGAGTTGATTGTCGTTCCCCGTTCGTTGCTTGATCCGTTGTTGGCAAGGTTTCGCGAACTCGGCGTTGTGCTGGATGCGGTCGATATCCGCGAAGGCGATGGACGCAAGGGGCTGAACCTGCTTTCCCCCGTCGACGTGCCGCGGCGAACGAATCGGCGGGCTAGGCTCAACCTGATCCTTCTCGCGAGTGCCGTGTTGCTATGCACGTTCTCCATGCTTCAATGGGTGCACAATCGCGAGCTCGCGTTGCGCGTTATGCAGGACGAAGTGGCGCGCATGCAGTTGGAGGCCAAGGCGGTCTCTGTTTTGCGACAGGAGTTGCAGGACCATGCGGGGGCGACAGGATTCCTAGCTGAGCGCAAAAAGAGTCGTGTCAGCACGCTGTCGATTCTGCAAGAATTGTCGATGCGGCTTCCGCAGAATGCATGGCTGGAACGATTGAACATCGACCCTGCTGGGCAGGTCGGTATGCAGGGGCAGGGCACGCAGGCGGCGTTGTTGCTGGAAGCATTGAAGGGAGCGGCGTGGCTTGCAGAGCCCGCCTTTCAGGGATCGATACAGAAGGACGCTGTGACTAGCAAGGAACGCTTCTACATGGTGGCGCAGCTGCGCAAGCCCAACGACGGCAAACCGAAGGCCGCGCCCGCGACGCCCGCGGCGGCTGGTAGCACGCCATGAAGCTGGCCGCGCTCAAGCCGCGCGACAGCCGCATTGCGGCGATCCTGCTGTTGCTCGTCGTGCTGGTGATCGCCTATTTCGCCCTGCTGCACTGGTGGTTCGTGGCGCCGCTGCAATCCATCCATGCCGAGATGGACGACCTGCGCGACACCCACGCGCGCTACGCCTCCGCCATTGCCGAGAAACCGCAACTGCAGCAGCGCATCGCTGCGATGGGCGCAGGGCAGGCGGCCAGTCACGCCTTCTTGCCCGAAGACGACCCCAACGCCGCTGCCGCCGGCCTGATGCAGCGCGTGGTCGATACCGTAGCCGCGCATCCGCAAGGCGGCGCCTGCGACGTCACCCAAAAAATGCCCGTCACCAACCCGCCGGCGGCGCCCGACGAGCCCTACCGCAAAGTCGCCGTGAGCATCAGCCTGCGCTGTGATGTGCAGCCGCTGGCCGAGACCTTGCACGACCTGGAGCAGGGCACGCCCTACCTGTTCGTCGATGATCTGAGCATCTACCGCAACCCGGTCGCCGCCATGCAACAGGCCGCCGCCCCGTTGGAAGTGCAGTTCACCCTGTCCGGCTACGTGCACCAGCCGCGCGCGAGCGGCGACGATGCCCAGGGCGGTGCGCCATGAACGCCGCTGCCCAACGCCGCCTGACCCCGATCCTCGGGGGTGTAGCCGTACTGTTCGGTGCGCTGCTGCTGACCCTGCTGCTGGGCGTGGGCCGCAGCGTGTCCTGGGGCGCGACACGCCCGGCCACGCCACTGCCGCCCGCACACGACCAAGGCCTGCCGCCGTCGGTACCGCTGGCCCAGTTCTCCGCCGTGTGGCTGCAACCGCTGTTCAACAACGATCGCAAACCGGTGATGCACGCCGCCTCCGGCGGCGCCAGCCTGGGCGACATGTCGCTCACCGGCATCATCCTCACCCCACCGCTGCATATGGCCCTGCTGCGCGACAAAAGCGGCGACCACAACGTGCGCGTGCGCGAAGGCGACAGCTTGCCCGACGGCAGCTGGCGCCTGGTCGAGCTCAAGCCGCGCGCCGCCGTGTTCGAATCCGGCAGCGGCCGCACCGAGCTGCAACTGCCCGCCGGTGCGCCCATCGACGTGCCCAAGCCCGACAGCAACCCACCGCCGGCCCCCGCGCCCGGTGCCGCGATAGTCACCCCCGCCCCCGTGCCGCAGAACGGCCCCATGCTCAACACCACCAACACGCCCAACCCCGCCTTGCAGTCGCCCAACGGGGCCGACGCGCAAGCCGACCGCATTCGCCAGTTGCGCGACGCCATCCAGAAGCGCCGTGCCCAACAGCAAGCCGCGACACCCGAGGGAGCCCACTAAGCCATGTCCATCCAGCGCACCTCGCGGTTCACCCGCATCAGCACCCTCACCCTGGCCTTGTGGCTGGCCGGCTGCCAGAGCTTGCCGCCGACCCACGACGACGGCGCGCTGCAGCGCGAGGCCCTGGCCGGCACTGAAAAGCCGGTGCCCGCGCCGTTGAACACCCGCAACACCCCGGCCGATCAGACCACCTCGCCCAAGCCCCAAGTCACCGAAGGCACCGGCCAGTTCGTGCGTGCCACCGGCCTGGCGCAACCGCGCAAAGCCGCCAGCGGCGACGGTGCGGTGACCTTCAACTTCGAGAACCAACCCGTACAGGCGGTGGTGAAAGCCATCCTCGGCGACCTGCTCAAGCAGAACTACACCATCGTGCCGGGCGTGCAGGGCAACGTGTCCTTCTCCACCGCCGAACCGGTGGACAGCAGCCAGGCCATTCCCATCCTGGAAACCCTGCTGTCGTGGACCAACAACGCCCTGGTCATGCGCGAGGGCCAATACGTGGTGATGCCGGCCAAGGACGCCGTGGCCGGTAACCTGGTGCCCAGCCTCAACGCCGTGGCCCCGCAAGGCGGCCTGCAGGCGCGGCTGTACTCCTTGCGCTACATCTCCGCCACCGAGATGCAAAAGCTACTCAAGCCCTTCGCCCGCACCGATTCCGTGCTGCTGGCGGACCCCTCGCGCAACGTGATCGTGCTCTCGGGCACGCCCTCCGAACTGGACAACTACCAGCGCACCATCCACACCTTCGATGTGGACTGGCTGCGCGGCATGTCCGTGGGCGTGTTCAGCCTGCAACACGCCAACGTCGGCGAACTCGGCCCGCAGCTTGACCAGATGTTCGGGCCCAAGAGCGACACCCCGCTGGCCGGCATGGTGCGTTTCCTGCCGATCGAACGCACCAACGCCATCGTGGTGATCAGCAACCAGCCGCAGTACCTGCAGGAAGTGGGCGACTGGATCACCAAGATCGATCGCGGCGGCGGCAACGAGCCGGAACTGTTCGTGTACGACGTGCTCAACATCAAGGCCTCGGATCTCGCGCAGTACCTGGGGCAGATCTATACCAACGGCAGCGGTGGCGGCGGCAACGCGGGCAAGGTCGGGCCGGGGCTCAACGGCTCCACGCTGGGCGCCAGCGACAATGCCAACGGCAACGCCAGCGGCATGGGCAGTACCGCCGGCAGCTTCGGCAGCTCGCCCTCGGTGAATGGTGTGGGTGGCGGTTTTGGTGGTGCGGGTGGCTTTGGTAGCGGCGGCACCGGCGGCGCCACGGGTGGCACGAGTGGTTTTGGTAGCACGGGCACGAGCGGTGGCTTGGGTAGCAGCGGCACGAGCGGTGGCGCGGCGGGATCGCTTGGCGGCAACAACGGCAATGGCAATGTCAGCCAACAGTACGTGTCCGGGGATGGTTCCATCCGTATCAGCTCGGTGGATTCGAACAACCAGCTAATGGTGCGCGCGCGACCTTCACAGTGGACGGAAATACGACAAGCGATTCAGCGCCTGGACAACGTGCCATTACAGGTGCAGATCGAAATGCGAATTCTTGAGATCGACCTGACTGGCGACCTGCAGTTTGGTGTGCAGTGGTATCTGCAGGGGCTCGCGAACAGCAAGCCGAATGCCAACGGCATTGCAACGAGCATTTATCCCGGAGCGCATCGCCAGATCGCTCTCGGTGATGGCGGCAACCAATACGGTGGCGAGCCGTTCTTCTATTCGTTCCTGAGCAGCAACGGCAAATTCCAGGTGGCGATTCGTGCGTTGGAAACCAACGGCAACACGAAGACGCTGTCGGCACCGTCGCTGGTCGTGCTCAACAACCAAGTGGCGCATA
This genomic window from Dyella terrae contains:
- a CDS encoding general secretion pathway protein GspK gives rise to the protein MPADRTARSAHRERGIALLVVLWACTLLAILLGGFATLARTEATQTRYLSTRAQLRYIAEAGVMRAMAEITAKDGGRWIGDGRPYGLSIDGQSVDIRIVDELGKVDINTVDPQVLRNLFVAAGMDAADATALADNVRESRDAAGAFNRAEGAQRYTQAGQAGGPRYSEFNAPDELQTVLGMTPALYRKIAPVLTVWSRRATPAPAFAPPLALAALPGMDMATAKRFASTRDAINAKMPLPMLPNGMPMGNTRGSNVRTIVASATGKDGTVSRVSATVRIDHVRGRGSASILRWQEDAAE
- a CDS encoding PilN domain-containing protein — its product is MNANTQAWRASIVRRWHASHGARLCRWWLDELAQMLPLFLRPWFSGDIEWHVIASVGDQWQWCSPHATTPVACWSDTAAEAQQRDVIGKALDGLSPDAARFVLLVPDAWVLRRRVTFPLAARNTLRQVASYEIDRQTPFCVADVVYEIEVPAFAVNHGQLSTELIVVPRSLLDPLLARFRELGVVLDAVDIREGDGRKGLNLLSPVDVPRRTNRRARLNLILLASAVLLCTFSMLQWVHNRELALRVMQDEVARMQLEAKAVSVLRQELQDHAGATGFLAERKKSRVSTLSILQELSMRLPQNAWLERLNIDPAGQVGMQGQGTQAALLLEALKGAAWLAEPAFQGSIQKDAVTSKERFYMVAQLRKPNDGKPKAAPATPAAAGSTP
- the gspM gene encoding type II secretion system protein GspM, with protein sequence MKLAALKPRDSRIAAILLLLVVLVIAYFALLHWWFVAPLQSIHAEMDDLRDTHARYASAIAEKPQLQQRIAAMGAGQAASHAFLPEDDPNAAAAGLMQRVVDTVAAHPQGGACDVTQKMPVTNPPAAPDEPYRKVAVSISLRCDVQPLAETLHDLEQGTPYLFVDDLSIYRNPVAAMQQAAAPLEVQFTLSGYVHQPRASGDDAQGGAP
- a CDS encoding general secretion pathway protein GspN gives rise to the protein MNAAAQRRLTPILGGVAVLFGALLLTLLLGVGRSVSWGATRPATPLPPAHDQGLPPSVPLAQFSAVWLQPLFNNDRKPVMHAASGGASLGDMSLTGIILTPPLHMALLRDKSGDHNVRVREGDSLPDGSWRLVELKPRAAVFESGSGRTELQLPAGAPIDVPKPDSNPPPAPAPGAAIVTPAPVPQNGPMLNTTNTPNPALQSPNGADAQADRIRQLRDAIQKRRAQQQAATPEGAH
- the gspD gene encoding type II secretion system secretin GspD — its product is MSIQRTSRFTRISTLTLALWLAGCQSLPPTHDDGALQREALAGTEKPVPAPLNTRNTPADQTTSPKPQVTEGTGQFVRATGLAQPRKAASGDGAVTFNFENQPVQAVVKAILGDLLKQNYTIVPGVQGNVSFSTAEPVDSSQAIPILETLLSWTNNALVMREGQYVVMPAKDAVAGNLVPSLNAVAPQGGLQARLYSLRYISATEMQKLLKPFARTDSVLLADPSRNVIVLSGTPSELDNYQRTIHTFDVDWLRGMSVGVFSLQHANVGELGPQLDQMFGPKSDTPLAGMVRFLPIERTNAIVVISNQPQYLQEVGDWITKIDRGGGNEPELFVYDVLNIKASDLAQYLGQIYTNGSGGGGNAGKVGPGLNGSTLGASDNANGNASGMGSTAGSFGSSPSVNGVGGGFGGAGGFGSGGTGGATGGTSGFGSTGTSGGLGSSGTSGGAAGSLGGNNGNGNVSQQYVSGDGSIRISSVDSNNQLMVRARPSQWTEIRQAIQRLDNVPLQVQIEMRILEIDLTGDLQFGVQWYLQGLANSKPNANGIATSIYPGAHRQIALGDGGNQYGGEPFFYSFLSSNGKFQVAIRALETNGNTKTLSAPSLVVLNNQVAHIQVGDQIPINQTSIVTGLSTAGTTASSVSYIPTGVILDVQPRVNPGGLVYLNVQQQVSNTSGAANSQGNFTIQQRAVGTQIAVQSGQTVLLGGLIQQNESITDAGIPGLNRIPVLGRLFGTTEHKRDRTELIVLITPRVVTSSEDAKQITDEYQRKFESLAPLRATNSG